In Streptomyces sp. NBC_00878, a single window of DNA contains:
- a CDS encoding Z1 domain-containing protein: MHDRPRHFAKWAAEFADEDYPGTDLSDTVFLRLLACGDEALKGVWSRALSAWDFDEHPAWSPETPARSDERRAAVYARLCFDGEVRAALNLAVPVPKTPGPTIVTREFTPWYTLERATTRSFYWAAYEQVLRRKGWSDAAVASLHEASRAVVERLTDPEQSTARQAKGLVVGYVQSGKTANFTGVAAKAIDAGYRLVIVLSGTLNLLRAQTQRRIDMELIGQENILRGANASDVDTLVGIDYVGDDEDWPKFVQYGARPSALGAFDIERLTTRDSDYKSLAQGIRALEFEKREPVAPLHDPRNLHHSAARMLVVKKNKAVLTKLVKDLKQIHGLLDQLPVLIIDDESDQASVNTTDPKKWDSGRPTRTAINGLISQLLGLLPRAQYVGYTATPFANVFVDPSDSEDIFPTDFLISLPRPSGYMGVQDFHDLDSEIPYQERDFATSREKAHVRSVYESTGDRLQEAMDAFVLTGALKLYRADRGAPEGHFRHHTMLVHESVRMDDHAALALRLNSMWHEAGYSSTAGHARLATLFDRDFAPVSRALAGTENDTSDGALPLPSAFHELRPYVGRARQLIGKNGNPVIVVNGDTDRYFDQLDLDFDRNPNVWKILVGGTKLSRGFTVEGLTITYYRRTTRQADTLMQMGRWFGFRPSYRDLVRLYIGREEALTKSQSADLYEAFEAVCRDEENFREQLSRYSVMVDGKPQLTPAKVPPLVAQHLPWVKPSARNKMFNAELVEVRSPGEWVEPKAYPEAGTELRQNAKVWLPVLTSLSERPVPFVHLNPRDRGNYTQYSAKTCVIPHSQLLDIMAGLIWDRPDLFTPHLNFLRDPDCATNDWLVIAPQTSSRDSVSASILGSEPLSLVRRTRLAHGPFNRITGLAHRQSAERVAGKLQLVEDDPYATEFHQPRRGAVLLYPVVSTDLGTPASLVANGQISPNKVVIAAAFIPATDPHAKPGPLVRFRTIDKSREDEAVIDAP, encoded by the coding sequence ATGCACGACCGCCCGCGCCACTTCGCAAAGTGGGCAGCCGAGTTCGCGGACGAGGATTATCCCGGCACTGATCTTTCTGACACCGTATTCCTGAGGCTTCTGGCATGCGGTGACGAGGCGCTGAAGGGGGTGTGGAGCCGCGCCCTCAGCGCCTGGGACTTCGACGAGCACCCTGCATGGTCTCCGGAAACCCCTGCCCGCAGCGATGAACGCCGAGCCGCTGTCTATGCCCGGCTGTGCTTCGACGGCGAGGTGCGGGCCGCGCTGAACTTGGCCGTTCCTGTCCCGAAGACGCCCGGGCCCACGATTGTCACCCGGGAGTTCACGCCCTGGTACACGCTGGAACGGGCTACTACGCGTTCCTTCTACTGGGCAGCCTACGAACAAGTACTGCGCAGGAAGGGCTGGAGCGATGCCGCTGTGGCTTCCCTCCACGAGGCCAGCCGTGCCGTAGTCGAACGCCTCACCGACCCTGAACAGTCCACAGCCCGCCAGGCCAAGGGTCTCGTTGTCGGCTATGTACAGTCCGGGAAGACAGCCAACTTCACCGGTGTCGCCGCGAAGGCGATCGACGCGGGATACCGCCTGGTCATCGTTCTCAGCGGCACCCTTAACCTGCTACGCGCCCAGACACAGCGCCGCATCGACATGGAGCTGATCGGCCAGGAAAACATCCTTCGGGGCGCCAACGCGTCTGATGTCGACACGCTCGTCGGCATCGACTACGTAGGCGATGACGAGGACTGGCCGAAGTTCGTCCAGTACGGCGCACGGCCCTCCGCACTTGGCGCGTTCGACATTGAGCGCCTCACCACGCGTGACAGCGACTACAAGTCCCTGGCCCAGGGAATCCGCGCTCTCGAATTCGAGAAGCGTGAACCAGTGGCGCCGCTCCATGATCCGCGTAACCTTCATCACTCCGCCGCCCGCATGCTGGTCGTGAAGAAGAACAAAGCGGTACTGACCAAACTAGTCAAGGACCTCAAGCAGATCCACGGTCTCCTCGACCAGCTCCCGGTCCTGATCATCGACGATGAGTCAGACCAGGCATCCGTCAACACCACCGACCCTAAGAAATGGGATTCGGGCCGCCCCACCCGCACCGCCATCAACGGGCTGATCTCTCAGCTCTTGGGACTTCTGCCGCGTGCGCAGTACGTTGGCTACACCGCCACCCCGTTCGCCAACGTCTTCGTCGACCCCAGCGACAGCGAGGACATCTTCCCGACCGACTTCCTCATTTCTCTTCCCCGGCCGAGCGGTTACATGGGAGTCCAGGACTTCCACGACCTTGACTCCGAAATCCCATACCAGGAGCGTGACTTCGCCACCTCCCGCGAGAAGGCTCATGTCCGCAGCGTCTACGAGTCAACAGGCGACCGCCTCCAGGAGGCCATGGACGCCTTTGTCCTCACCGGTGCGCTCAAGCTGTACCGGGCGGATCGGGGTGCTCCGGAAGGGCACTTCCGCCACCACACCATGCTCGTCCACGAATCGGTGAGGATGGACGACCATGCGGCACTGGCCTTGCGCCTCAACTCCATGTGGCATGAGGCGGGTTATTCCTCGACGGCAGGTCACGCCCGGCTAGCGACACTCTTCGACCGCGACTTCGCACCGGTGAGCAGGGCACTGGCTGGGACCGAGAACGACACGTCCGATGGCGCCCTTCCGCTCCCCTCCGCTTTCCACGAGCTGCGTCCCTATGTCGGCCGAGCCCGCCAGCTTATTGGCAAGAACGGCAACCCGGTCATCGTGGTCAATGGCGACACCGACCGGTACTTCGACCAGCTCGACCTTGATTTCGACCGCAATCCCAACGTATGGAAAATCCTGGTCGGCGGCACGAAGTTGTCCCGCGGTTTCACTGTCGAGGGCCTCACCATCACGTACTACCGGCGAACCACCCGCCAAGCGGACACTCTTATGCAGATGGGCCGCTGGTTTGGCTTCCGCCCGAGCTACCGGGACCTGGTCCGGCTATACATCGGCCGCGAGGAAGCTCTGACGAAGTCCCAGTCAGCCGATCTGTACGAGGCGTTCGAAGCGGTCTGCCGCGACGAAGAGAATTTCCGCGAGCAACTGTCCCGCTACTCTGTGATGGTCGACGGCAAGCCTCAGCTGACGCCGGCGAAGGTGCCGCCCCTGGTCGCACAGCACCTGCCGTGGGTGAAACCGTCGGCACGGAACAAAATGTTCAACGCGGAACTCGTGGAGGTACGGTCTCCCGGTGAGTGGGTAGAGCCCAAGGCCTACCCGGAGGCAGGCACTGAGTTGCGCCAGAACGCCAAAGTCTGGCTGCCTGTGCTCACCTCATTGAGCGAGCGACCGGTGCCGTTCGTCCACCTGAACCCACGTGACCGCGGTAACTACACCCAGTACTCGGCGAAGACATGCGTGATCCCGCACAGCCAACTGCTCGACATCATGGCCGGGCTGATCTGGGACCGACCGGACCTATTCACCCCTCACCTGAACTTCCTGCGTGATCCTGACTGCGCTACGAATGACTGGCTCGTCATAGCGCCCCAGACGAGCAGCCGGGATTCTGTTTCCGCCAGCATCCTCGGCAGCGAGCCGCTCAGCCTCGTCCGGCGAACCCGTCTGGCACACGGCCCGTTCAACCGCATCACCGGTCTGGCGCACCGCCAGTCCGCGGAACGCGTGGCAGGGAAGCTCCAGCTTGTTGAGGATGACCCGTACGCCACCGAGTTCCACCAGCCACGGCGAGGCGCGGTCCTGCTCTATCCGGTCGTGAGCACAGACCTCGGAACTCCCGCCTCGCTCGTCGCGAACGGTCAGATCAGCCCGAACAAGGTAGTGATCGCAGCGGCCTTCATACCCGCGACAGATCCCCACGCCAAGCCAGGCCCCCTGGTCCGTTTCCGTACCATTGACAAGTCTCGTGAAGACGAGGCTGTCATCGACGCACCGTAG
- a CDS encoding bifunctional serine/threonine-protein kinase/ABC transporter substrate-binding protein: MSERLLPTDPASIGGHRLLARLGAGGMGVVYLGRTEAGALAAVKVIQAEYAHEPDFRARFRREVETARRVTSPWAVPVTGADPDADEPWLATAFVPGPSLEEAVARHGPLPTRSVRVLGRMLAAALREVHAAGLVHRDVKPANVLLAVDGPRLIDFGIARATDETAITSADMVVGTPGFLSPEQAEARGAEVGPASDIFSLGCLLAYAASGRPPFGTGTVDALLYRTVHDEPDLAGIEAGEDTEGVELLTLLRLCLAKDPADRPTAEQFGTVLLIEDTVPEGEQIDWLPEDVVRVIADRSAEMLALPDIEPTVADADASAEAPDDAEPASPGRRRLLLASGAALLMAGGGAAAWAVLRDDDPPGASAPRARRWAIGLQADLSGPQRTAGKAQEQGARLAIEQFNSRKNKPFELTLKPVDDGGSAGRAPGAAKRLIDDADVLAVLGPTSDDTANAVLSTYDEALLPLLCVSAGGLLLTQQQYRSFVHCRPSDSYLAFPLGVYLMKQEGTRRAGLLQDRTGRTYAQETASITNMMLRRLGRPAYPRVVPADTDDLEPVIADMLRSGIGSFVYAGYAQGAARVAKELVTVGFDGPRITSQAVIDPAFLEQAGDAAEGWMLTSSFIDPSAVPAAEAFTAAFRKRFGAAPGYYAAEAYDAVNLVLQELVKAAKATKGGRPPGRKELVGLLRKSRYKGITKEFSFRPEDGTFAGWGVSLYQVEDGRFRFVGEAPSKV; this comes from the coding sequence ATGAGCGAGCGTCTGCTCCCCACCGACCCCGCCTCGATCGGCGGGCACCGGCTGCTGGCCCGCCTCGGCGCGGGCGGGATGGGCGTGGTCTACCTCGGCCGTACGGAGGCCGGGGCACTGGCCGCCGTCAAGGTTATCCAGGCCGAGTACGCGCACGAGCCGGACTTCCGCGCCCGGTTCCGCCGTGAGGTCGAGACGGCCCGCCGGGTGACCAGCCCCTGGGCGGTGCCGGTCACCGGCGCCGACCCGGACGCGGACGAGCCCTGGCTGGCCACCGCCTTCGTACCCGGCCCCTCGCTGGAGGAGGCGGTCGCCCGCCACGGCCCGCTGCCCACCCGCAGCGTGCGGGTCCTGGGCCGGATGCTCGCCGCGGCGCTGCGCGAGGTGCACGCCGCCGGTCTTGTCCACCGCGACGTCAAGCCCGCCAACGTCCTGCTCGCCGTGGACGGTCCGCGCCTGATCGACTTCGGGATCGCCCGCGCGACCGACGAGACCGCGATCACCTCCGCCGACATGGTCGTCGGCACGCCCGGTTTCCTCTCCCCCGAGCAGGCCGAGGCGCGTGGCGCGGAGGTGGGCCCGGCGAGCGACATCTTCTCGCTGGGCTGCCTGCTGGCGTACGCGGCGAGCGGCCGTCCGCCGTTCGGCACCGGCACGGTCGACGCCCTGCTCTACCGTACGGTCCACGACGAACCCGACCTGGCCGGCATCGAAGCCGGGGAGGACACGGAGGGCGTCGAGCTGCTGACCCTGCTGCGCCTGTGCCTGGCGAAGGACCCGGCGGACCGTCCGACGGCCGAGCAGTTCGGCACGGTGCTGCTGATCGAGGACACGGTGCCCGAGGGCGAACAGATCGACTGGTTGCCCGAGGACGTCGTACGGGTCATCGCCGACCGTTCGGCCGAGATGCTGGCGCTGCCCGACATCGAGCCCACCGTCGCCGACGCCGACGCGTCGGCCGAAGCGCCGGACGACGCGGAGCCGGCGTCGCCGGGCCGACGGCGGCTGCTCCTGGCCTCCGGCGCGGCGCTGCTCATGGCCGGGGGCGGGGCCGCGGCCTGGGCCGTCCTGCGCGACGATGATCCTCCGGGCGCTTCGGCGCCGCGGGCCCGCCGCTGGGCCATCGGCCTACAGGCGGATCTGAGCGGGCCCCAGCGGACGGCGGGCAAGGCGCAGGAGCAGGGCGCGCGGCTGGCGATCGAACAGTTCAACTCCCGTAAGAACAAGCCCTTCGAGCTCACTCTGAAGCCCGTGGACGACGGCGGCAGCGCGGGGCGGGCGCCGGGCGCGGCCAAGAGGCTGATCGACGACGCCGACGTGCTCGCCGTGCTCGGCCCGACCAGCGACGACACGGCCAACGCCGTTCTCAGCACCTACGACGAGGCCCTGCTGCCGCTGCTGTGCGTCTCGGCCGGAGGACTGCTCCTGACCCAGCAGCAGTACCGGTCCTTCGTGCACTGCCGCCCCAGCGACTCCTACCTCGCCTTTCCGCTCGGCGTGTATCTGATGAAGCAGGAAGGGACACGGCGCGCCGGCCTGCTCCAGGACCGCACGGGGCGGACCTACGCCCAGGAGACCGCCTCGATCACCAACATGATGCTCCGCCGACTGGGCCGGCCGGCCTACCCCCGGGTGGTCCCGGCGGACACGGACGACCTGGAACCCGTCATCGCCGACATGCTGCGGTCCGGGATCGGCTCCTTCGTCTACGCCGGCTATGCGCAGGGTGCGGCCCGGGTTGCCAAGGAACTGGTGACGGTCGGCTTCGACGGGCCGCGGATCACCTCGCAGGCCGTGATCGACCCGGCGTTCCTGGAGCAGGCCGGGGACGCGGCCGAAGGATGGATGCTGACCTCCTCCTTCATCGACCCCTCCGCCGTGCCCGCGGCCGAGGCCTTCACCGCCGCCTTCCGCAAGCGCTTCGGTGCCGCGCCCGGTTACTACGCGGCCGAGGCGTACGACGCCGTCAACCTCGTCCTCCAGGAGCTGGTGAAGGCCGCGAAGGCCACGAAGGGCGGACGGCCGCCGGGGCGCAAGGAGTTGGTGGGCCTGCTGCGCAAGAGCCGCTACAAGGGCATCACCAAGGAGTTCTCCTTCAGGCCGGAGGACGGCACGTTCGCCGGTTGGGGCGTATCCCTGTACCAGGTCGAGGACGGCCGGTTCCGCTTCGTCGGCGAAGCCCCCTCCAAGGTGTAG
- a CDS encoding SEC-C domain-containing protein, whose product MRPDTPAEYVDHHAEAARLERTAGLYPEDAEHLLSQAAAHLELADDRPRATSLYDRLLSGPTALENPFLVRALKAANLWEYGHEAEATAIIEGVRAASPRDPAPWVIVAEALESHDELEAAQQTFTEAAAHLLTDVQEPPYATHPILFGRHRVRRMLGLPHDNWDALADTLHSSPVSLDELHDPKRVWSLGSDNPAELEAEISRLRAELGKYREALSRPFPVAILHWPASELTELLSAYPTLAEEYPSHEEHLATIEESLRELAASGTPNLGIVTGTVPSYEAFAASEGASPGDALLLPQYATTLAARGRAEAWPPERGASCWCGSGRVYEGCHGDTA is encoded by the coding sequence ATGCGCCCCGACACGCCCGCCGAATACGTCGACCACCACGCCGAAGCAGCACGCCTGGAGCGGACCGCTGGCCTCTACCCCGAGGACGCCGAGCACCTGCTGTCGCAGGCCGCGGCCCATCTCGAACTGGCCGACGACCGCCCCCGAGCCACGTCCCTCTACGACCGCCTCCTCTCCGGCCCGACCGCCCTGGAGAACCCGTTTCTGGTACGGGCCCTGAAGGCGGCCAACCTCTGGGAGTACGGCCACGAGGCGGAGGCAACCGCGATCATCGAGGGCGTCCGCGCGGCGTCCCCGCGCGACCCGGCGCCCTGGGTGATCGTGGCCGAGGCCCTGGAGTCCCATGACGAGCTGGAGGCCGCACAGCAGACGTTCACGGAGGCGGCGGCCCACCTCCTGACGGACGTCCAGGAACCCCCGTACGCGACCCACCCGATCCTCTTCGGCCGCCACCGCGTACGCCGCATGCTGGGCCTGCCCCACGACAACTGGGACGCCCTGGCGGACACGCTCCACTCGTCCCCGGTCTCCCTGGACGAACTCCACGACCCGAAACGAGTCTGGTCCCTGGGCTCGGACAACCCGGCGGAGCTGGAGGCGGAGATCTCCCGCCTCCGAGCGGAACTGGGCAAGTACCGGGAGGCGCTGTCCCGCCCGTTCCCGGTGGCGATACTGCACTGGCCGGCTTCGGAACTGACGGAACTGCTGTCGGCGTACCCGACTTTGGCCGAGGAGTACCCGTCCCACGAGGAGCACCTCGCGACGATAGAGGAATCGCTGAGGGAGCTGGCGGCCTCGGGCACCCCGAACTTGGGGATCGTGACGGGCACGGTTCCTTCTTATGAGGCGTTCGCGGCGTCCGAGGGGGCTTCGCCTGGGGATGCGTTGTTGCTGCCGCAGTATGCGACGACGCTGGCGGCGCGGGGTCGGGCGGAGGCTTGGCCGCCGGAGCGGGGGGCGTCGTGTTGGTGTGGGTCGGGGCGGGTGTATGAGGGGTGCCACGGGGACACTGCCTGA
- a CDS encoding class E sortase gives MWWTNRQAREGAERKVQALEREWETDTGRDTEWGAIGGDEGGGTVRGGAAPGPEPSSGGSSPRASGSYSDSGSLANPRPRWTQAYAILSIPRLDLRVPVAEGVGKVGVLNKGYVGHYPGTAQPGRAGNFALAGHRNTHGEPFRYINRLRRGDRVEVETRAAVYTYVVDRTLPQTSAGDGGTIREVPRSTVRPAYGYTEPGYYLTLTTCTPEYTSKYRLVVWGKLSSMRPR, from the coding sequence TTGTGGTGGACCAATCGGCAGGCCCGGGAGGGCGCCGAGCGGAAGGTCCAGGCCCTGGAGAGGGAGTGGGAGACGGATACGGGTAGGGATACGGAGTGGGGTGCCATCGGTGGGGATGAGGGTGGGGGCACCGTCCGCGGCGGAGCCGCCCCCGGACCCGAGCCCTCCTCCGGCGGTAGTTCCCCGCGTGCGTCCGGCTCGTACTCCGACTCCGGCTCCCTCGCCAACCCCCGCCCCCGCTGGACCCAGGCCTACGCCATCCTCTCCATACCCCGGCTCGACCTCCGCGTTCCCGTCGCCGAAGGGGTCGGCAAGGTGGGCGTGCTCAACAAGGGGTACGTCGGGCACTATCCGGGCACCGCTCAGCCCGGGCGGGCCGGGAACTTCGCCCTCGCCGGGCATCGGAACACCCACGGTGAGCCCTTTCGGTACATCAACCGGCTTCGGCGGGGGGACCGGGTCGAGGTCGAGACCCGGGCCGCCGTTTACACGTACGTCGTCGACAGGACGCTGCCGCAGACCTCGGCGGGAGATGGGGGAACGATCCGCGAAGTCCCTCGCAGCACGGTTCGGCCCGCGTACGGGTACACCGAACCCGGTTACTACCTCACCCTCACCACCTGTACTCCGGAGTACACCTCCAAGTACCGCCTCGTGGTCTGGGGGAAGCTCAGTTCCATGCGGCCCCGCTAG
- a CDS encoding bifunctional serine/threonine-protein kinase/ABC transporter substrate-binding protein: protein MRALKPSDPPFVGGYRLLGRLGAGGMGVVYLARSTGGALVALKVIRAEYAADHDFRARFRREAEAASGLTGRWLVPVTAAEPTAREPWLATAFVPGPSLAEAVTLHGPLPERTVRALGARLAEALTEVHAAGLVHRDVKPGNILLALDGPRLIDFGIARSTGATALTASDVVIGSPGYLSPEQARGQGRDIGPPSDVFSLGCVLAYAATGRRPFGTGTPAAIIFRTVHEEPDLDAVPWTLVPLLTDCLAKDPAARPTAEAVRDALTDGSARGSTREGGGTGGDTDGGADGGAGEREGEQPGPGIQPGIQPGNQAGERAGERTGEPADNQAGERTDDWLPPSLPRLIAERSSAVLALPDPAPYPGPDPGPTTLVQPLEGPSVSRRRLLTLGSAAAVVLTGGGLAAWAATRPRSDSDSDGATRSEPLPRYVIGLHADLSGPDKAIGLAQERGARLAVADFNSRSRDGRTFDLALKVLDDAGEAKRAAEVAGKFVADDDVYAVIGPTGSATAEAAVSRYEKALLPIVTVSAGADLNAKSTIEATTRAYLQLRPDENALSTPFIYYLTHTEESRRTALIDDKAAGLTSWQIVKDLTAYPPANGTTTTHVVPADSEDFDTVAAAVLAADAEAVVYAGSSPHRAALCARALQQAGFRGTRMAPEPVLQPAFLTEAGPAAEGWVITTTYVDPAELPAAARFVKAYKKRFGVRTVERFAVEAYDALLFIAQGLRELGNVEPERGAMVRRLRQTTYKGLAKTIKFDPVTKLFLWVNSLFLHRVENGAPRFLGPYDKPKKT, encoded by the coding sequence GTGCGCGCGCTCAAGCCGAGCGACCCGCCCTTCGTCGGCGGCTACCGGCTGCTAGGACGGCTCGGCGCGGGCGGCATGGGCGTGGTCTACCTCGCCCGCTCGACGGGCGGGGCGCTGGTCGCGCTGAAGGTGATCCGCGCCGAGTACGCGGCCGACCACGACTTCCGGGCCCGCTTCCGGCGCGAGGCGGAGGCGGCGAGCGGCCTCACCGGACGGTGGCTGGTACCGGTCACTGCGGCGGAACCGACGGCCCGCGAACCCTGGCTGGCGACCGCCTTCGTCCCGGGCCCGTCGCTGGCCGAGGCCGTCACGCTGCACGGCCCGCTGCCGGAGCGGACGGTCCGCGCGCTGGGCGCCCGGCTGGCCGAAGCGCTCACCGAGGTGCATGCCGCGGGCCTGGTGCACCGGGATGTCAAGCCGGGCAACATCCTGCTCGCCCTCGACGGCCCCCGGCTGATCGACTTCGGCATCGCGCGTTCCACCGGTGCCACCGCGCTGACCGCGAGCGACGTGGTGATCGGCTCGCCCGGCTATCTCTCGCCCGAGCAGGCACGGGGGCAGGGCCGTGACATCGGCCCGCCGAGCGACGTCTTCTCACTGGGCTGCGTCCTGGCGTACGCGGCGACCGGCCGCCGCCCGTTCGGTACGGGCACTCCGGCCGCCATCATCTTCCGTACGGTCCACGAGGAACCGGACTTGGACGCCGTGCCGTGGACCCTGGTCCCGCTGCTGACCGACTGCCTCGCCAAGGACCCGGCGGCCAGACCCACGGCAGAGGCGGTGCGGGACGCACTGACGGACGGGAGCGCCCGCGGGAGTACCCGGGAGGGCGGAGGTACGGGCGGAGATACGGATGGAGGTGCGGATGGAGGTGCGGGGGAACGGGAGGGCGAACAGCCGGGTCCGGGCATCCAGCCGGGCATCCAGCCGGGCAATCAGGCGGGCGAACGGGCGGGTGAACGGACGGGCGAACCGGCAGACAATCAGGCGGGCGAACGGACGGACGACTGGCTGCCGCCCTCCCTGCCCCGGCTGATCGCGGAACGCTCGTCCGCCGTCCTGGCCCTGCCCGACCCCGCCCCCTACCCCGGCCCCGACCCCGGCCCGACCACGCTCGTGCAGCCGCTGGAGGGGCCCTCCGTCTCCCGGCGCCGCCTGCTGACACTGGGCTCGGCGGCCGCGGTGGTCCTGACCGGCGGCGGCCTGGCGGCGTGGGCAGCCACCAGACCCAGGTCCGACAGCGACAGCGACGGCGCGACGCGCTCCGAACCCCTCCCCCGGTACGTCATCGGTCTGCACGCGGACCTGTCGGGACCGGACAAGGCGATCGGCCTGGCCCAGGAGCGGGGCGCACGGCTGGCCGTGGCGGACTTCAACTCCCGCTCCCGTGACGGCCGCACGTTCGACCTGGCCCTGAAGGTGCTCGACGACGCGGGAGAGGCGAAGCGGGCGGCGGAGGTGGCCGGAAAGTTCGTAGCGGACGACGACGTGTACGCCGTCATCGGCCCGACCGGCAGCGCCACGGCCGAGGCCGCCGTCTCCCGCTACGAGAAGGCCCTCCTGCCCATCGTGACCGTCTCCGCCGGCGCCGATCTAAACGCCAAGTCCACGATCGAGGCCACCACCCGCGCGTACCTTCAGCTCCGGCCCGACGAGAACGCTCTGTCGACGCCCTTCATCTACTACCTCACCCACACCGAGGAGAGCCGCAGGACCGCCCTCATAGACGACAAGGCAGCCGGCCTCACCAGTTGGCAGATCGTCAAGGACCTGACCGCGTACCCGCCGGCCAACGGCACGACCACGACCCATGTCGTCCCCGCGGACAGCGAGGACTTCGACACGGTCGCCGCCGCCGTCCTCGCCGCCGACGCGGAGGCCGTGGTGTACGCAGGCTCCTCGCCGCACCGGGCCGCACTCTGCGCCCGCGCATTGCAACAGGCGGGATTCCGCGGCACACGGATGGCGCCGGAACCGGTCCTGCAGCCCGCGTTCCTCACGGAGGCGGGCCCGGCGGCCGAGGGCTGGGTGATCACCACGACGTACGTCGACCCGGCCGAGCTGCCCGCCGCGGCACGCTTTGTGAAGGCGTACAAGAAGCGCTTCGGGGTACGCACCGTCGAACGCTTCGCGGTGGAGGCGTACGACGCGCTGCTCTTCATCGCTCAGGGCCTGCGCGAACTGGGCAACGTCGAGCCCGAGCGGGGCGCCATGGTGCGCAGGCTCCGCCAGACCACCTACAAGGGGCTCGCCAAGACCATCAAGTTCGATCCGGTGACCAAGCTGTTCCTCTGGGTCAACAGCCTCTTCCTCCACCGCGTGGAGAACGGCGCACCACGCTTCCTGGGCCCCTACGACAAGCCCAAGAAGACCTGA
- a CDS encoding ATP-binding protein translates to MPYEPGSAWQYDVPTTGSAYLPPDAGYGKALTNQGYGFEVAVADLIDNSIDAGADEVVVHFLRDTNRIATLLIIDNGRGMDDANLDAAMTVGHRREYGDDSLGMYGTGLKAASLSHASSLTMVSRTKRSRAAGRCLTAEGIEDGFRCDTVDPHYAQDLIDRYDGIIEWHGTVVRWDRVRAFETVGRGQSDQYLSKAISRLETHLGLYLHRFLQQGLKVDIAVWDVSSGEEGIGEEVDHIAVEALDPFGYKVPGKAGYPREFTAPVEGAGEVQLAVHVWPAKSKQAGFRQIGALSDRQGFYFYRNDRLVQAGGWNGLRNPESHLVLARIAVDLPSEPNGVMSLDVKKETVTVTPAFTLGIEKAVDTGGNTFHSFLSDAESAYRDGSKRTEIVRKAVTSPGKGLDPRIKRIIKEELPEKPGEEPIDFVWGALADNRFFDLDRENNVLVLNKAFREDFNDGQRGGANDAPVAKTLLYLLLEDCFGLGRWEKTRADRIDYFNGILMASVHAQRERRERYSS, encoded by the coding sequence ATGCCTTACGAGCCCGGTAGCGCCTGGCAGTACGACGTCCCCACCACCGGCAGCGCCTACCTGCCTCCAGATGCTGGTTACGGCAAAGCCCTGACGAATCAGGGTTACGGGTTCGAGGTCGCCGTGGCCGACCTAATTGACAACTCGATCGATGCAGGCGCTGATGAGGTCGTCGTGCATTTCCTGCGCGATACCAATCGCATTGCCACCCTCTTGATCATCGACAACGGCCGCGGTATGGACGATGCCAACTTGGACGCCGCGATGACAGTGGGGCACCGAAGAGAGTACGGCGATGACTCTCTCGGCATGTACGGCACGGGCCTGAAGGCCGCATCCTTGTCCCACGCTTCGTCGCTGACGATGGTCAGCCGTACGAAACGCAGTCGCGCGGCAGGCCGTTGTCTCACAGCTGAGGGCATAGAGGACGGATTCCGCTGTGACACCGTCGACCCTCACTACGCACAAGACCTCATTGACCGCTACGACGGAATCATCGAGTGGCACGGCACGGTCGTGCGCTGGGACCGTGTACGCGCCTTCGAGACTGTCGGACGCGGCCAGAGCGACCAGTACCTGTCGAAGGCTATCTCTCGCTTGGAGACCCACCTCGGCCTCTACCTGCACCGTTTCCTTCAGCAGGGGTTGAAAGTCGACATCGCGGTATGGGATGTGAGTTCCGGCGAGGAGGGCATAGGCGAGGAAGTGGATCACATCGCGGTCGAAGCACTGGACCCCTTCGGCTACAAAGTGCCCGGCAAGGCTGGGTACCCGCGGGAGTTCACTGCGCCCGTGGAAGGTGCTGGAGAAGTACAACTAGCCGTGCACGTCTGGCCGGCCAAATCCAAGCAGGCAGGCTTCCGCCAGATTGGCGCGCTGTCTGACCGGCAGGGTTTCTACTTCTACCGGAACGACCGCCTCGTCCAGGCCGGCGGCTGGAACGGCCTTCGGAACCCCGAGAGCCACCTCGTGCTGGCTCGCATCGCAGTCGACCTCCCCTCCGAGCCGAACGGCGTCATGAGCCTCGACGTGAAGAAGGAGACCGTCACCGTCACCCCGGCATTCACCCTCGGCATCGAGAAGGCGGTGGATACAGGCGGAAATACTTTCCATTCGTTCCTCAGCGACGCGGAGTCGGCGTACAGGGATGGTTCAAAGCGCACCGAGATTGTGCGCAAGGCTGTGACATCCCCAGGTAAGGGCCTGGACCCCAGAATCAAGCGGATCATCAAGGAGGAGCTTCCCGAGAAACCAGGCGAGGAGCCGATCGACTTCGTTTGGGGAGCGCTAGCAGACAACCGATTCTTTGATCTGGATCGCGAGAACAACGTCCTCGTCCTCAACAAGGCTTTTCGGGAGGACTTCAATGACGGACAGAGGGGCGGTGCCAACGACGCTCCGGTGGCGAAGACTCTGCTGTACCTCCTCTTGGAGGACTGCTTCGGTCTGGGCCGCTGGGAGAAGACTCGCGCCGACCGCATCGACTACTTCAACGGCATTCTGATGGCGTCCGTTCACGCTCAGCGGGAGCGGCGCGAGCGGTACAGCTCCTGA